In the genome of Apodemus sylvaticus chromosome 2, mApoSyl1.1, whole genome shotgun sequence, one region contains:
- the LOC127678320 gene encoding protein transport protein Sec61 subunit gamma-like — MDQVKQFVQPSRQFVKDSIRPVKRCTKPDRKEFQKLAMATAIGFAIMGFIGFFVKRIHIPINNIIVGG, encoded by the coding sequence ATGGATCAGGTAAAGCAGTTTGTCCAGCCAAGTCGGCAGTTTGTAAAGGACTCAATTCGGCCGGTTAAAAGATGCACCAAACCCGACAGAAAAGAATTCCAGAAGCTCGCCATGGCCACAGCTATCGGATTTGCTATCATGGGATTCATCGGCTTCTTCGTGAAACGGATCCACATTCCTATTAATAACATTATTGTGGGTGGCTGA